From Ptychodera flava strain L36383 chromosome 3 unlocalized genomic scaffold, AS_Pfla_20210202 Scaffold_26__1_contigs__length_13983176_pilon, whole genome shotgun sequence, one genomic window encodes:
- the LOC139126059 gene encoding short transient receptor potential channel 4-like, translating into MAEIIETHERLKDFYLQAVEDGDEAAVEYALQNSDLFDINGKDYKGRSSLILAINNDHIEILRTLLYHGVRICDAFLYAIDEGKYEAVKVFCQFATSVRQSHGIDLLNIASDGEESLNGVTPLVKAGQCNDYHITKLLLEYGAVMPDPGQRAETSLELSLTKLHIYQAVSSEAYISLTSQDPIGHAFQSSSKLRELSVEDYEFREEYSELSLKCEQFAADLLSQTRDKGEITAVLTYDPNKHAGGVNENAVNRAFEAVQLKQKRFIAHAHCQQFLIGEWYRELRNTIDKNRITFILSSILIAISYPLLSLCYLLVPKGKLARFTRIPYVKFVMHSTSYLTFLVLLLMTTFTFKFSVSHCTSEYSDRQDIIKCLKQGALLLQERGPPPTLIEWLIILWVVAFTWREIKELWRSGLQVYISDYYNIMDWCQLSLYWCVIALRIVAYLDVQVFTSDTNVVENVRVNPLPGNASPPSGPPPPSADPAALDSLAISKRDVNEQNSTTLYNEELLNELARLLIANLTAVIASGGKGNTADDSSGGTAASGSDSDSSPSPFSGDWWLAESWYDKYESDVAFSVERTNWSEWDPTLLSECLFAVANIVSVLRILRLVVIDRHFGPMQISMTKIAVDIFKFFFLFSWVWIAFSLGMTQVYWSFNTQDVLDCYEASNSTDCDDQPFASFGSSMITLLWSLFDLMDLTNLDTQADHKSTEGFGAFIYAMYMIIAFTVLLNLLIAVMSNTYNRIEENSDIEWKFYRAEMWMSYFDEGATLPVPFNIIPSPKSVFYLLRHIVCCYSCRSAPTRKTFRQSISKKRAKIRQYQAVVMQLVKRHFASKSADQDDDNVPVTVSDFKEFREETVNYRNEVFRLTTLLTEKMERLEQAILQSELLNTTKTLRQALLAPADNINATRRSSRNLKEKMLEQVQRHHLVAQSMVMDPGNQHYWKDGRPIPYFNQESKRKHRESRSRSRENREYGPHGTRNGVPNPSYDDSDIVPNGEYVTKSDISMMTTQGL; encoded by the exons ATGGCTGAAATAATAGAAACCCACGAGAGATTGAAAGACTTTTATCTGCAAGCAGTGGAGGATGGCGACGAAGCTGCCGTTGAGTACGCTCTACAGAACAGCGACCTCTTCGACATAAACGGGAAAGACTACAAAGGGAGGTCGTCTCTGATTTTGGCCATTAATAACGATCACATTG AAATTCTACGGACTCTTCTGTATCATGGTGTGCGCATTTGTGATGCCTTCCTCTATGCCATCGACGAAGGGAAATATGAAGCGGTCAAAGTATTCTGCCAGTTTGCAACTTCAGTCAGG CAATCGCATGGCattgatttgttgaacattgccAGCGATGGAGAGGAATCTTTGAATGGCGTCACACCATTGGTCAAAGCCGGACAGTGCAACGACTACCATATCACAAAA CTGTTACTAGAATACGGAGCCGTCATGCCGGATCCCGGACAGCGAGCCGAAACCTCCCTGGAGTTATCCCTGACCAAGTTGCACATCTACCAAGCCGTGTCCAGTGAAGCCTACATCTCATTGACGTCACAGGATCCTATTGGACACGCCTTTCAG TCAAGTTCAAAGTTACGAGAACTGAGCGTAGAGGACTACGAATTCCGAGAGGAATATTCAGAACTGTCCCTGAAGTGCGAACAGTTCGCCGCCGATCTGTTGAGTCAGACACGTGACAAAGGCGAGATCACAGCCGTACTGACTTACGACCCAAACAAGCACGCGGGAGGCGTGAACGAAAATGCCGTGAACAGAGCTTTTGAAGCCGTGCAGCTGAAACAAAAGCGA TTCATCGCACATGCGCACTGTCAACAGTTTCTGATTGGTGAATGGTACAGGGAGTTGAGGAACACTATAGATAAAAACCGAATAACTTTTATCTTGTCGTCCATTCTCATCGCAATCAGCTATCCCTTACTATCTCTTTGTTACTTACTTGTACCAAAGGGAAAATTGGCGAGATTCACCCGTATCCC ATACGTCAAATTTGTGATGCATTCTACATCATACCTGACCTTTTTGGTTCTGCTGCTGATGACGACCTTCACCTTCAAGTTCTCTGTATCGCACTGCACCAGTGAGTATAGCGACCGGCAGGACATCATCAAGTGCTTGAAGCAAGGGGCTTTGTTGCTGCAGGAACGAGGTCCACCTCCAACACTCATTGAATGGCTCATCATCTTGTGGGTCGTGG CTTTCACCTGGAGGGAAATCAAAGAACTCTGGAGGAGCGGCCTGCAAGTATACATCAGCGACTACTACAATATCATGGATTGGTGTCAATTGTCTTTGTATTGGTGTGTCATTGCATTACGGATTGTTGCCTATTTGGATGTTCAA GTTTTCACGTCAGACACGAATGTTGTTGAAAACGTCCGGGTGAACCCACTTCCCGGAAATGCCAGCCCACCTTCTGGCCCACCGCCGCCGAGTGCCGACCCTGCCGCACTGGACTCACTCGCTATCAGCAAACGCGACGTAAACGAACAAAACTCAACCACATTATATAACGAAGAACTGCTGAACGAGCTGGCTCGTCTGCTCATAGCAAATCTCACGGCCGTTATTGCATCTGGAGGAAAGGGCAACACGGCAGACGACAGTAGTGGAGGGACTGCAGCTTCAGGCTCTGATTCAGACTCGAGTCCATCCCCCTTCTCCGGCGATTGGTGGCTCGCAGAATCATGGTATGACAAGTACGAATCGGACGTTGCTTTCAGCGTTGAACGCACCAACTGGTCAGAATGGGACCCGACATTGCTTTCTGAATGCCTCTTTGCCGTGGCTAACATCGTGAGTGTGCTGCGCATACTCAGACTTGTCGTCATCGACCGCCATTTCGGACCGATGCAAATCTCGATGACCAAAATAGCTGTGGACATCTTTAAGTTTTTCTTCCTGTTTTCTTGGGTGTGGATTGCTTTCTCCCTCGGTATGACTCAGGTTTATTGGTCATTCAACACGCAGGATGTCCTGGATTGCTATGAAGCATCAAATTCCACAGACTGCGACGACCAGCCGTTTGCAAG CTTTGGGAGCAGTATGATAACATTACTTTGGTCGTTGTTTGATCTGATGGATCTGACGAACTTGGACACCCAGGCGGACCACAAATCCACTGAAGGCTTTGGCGCCTTCATTTACGCAATGTACATGATCATCGCGTTCACGGTCTTGCTAAATCTATTGATTGCAGTAATGAGCAACACCTACAATAGGATCGAG GAAAATTCAGACATCGAATGGAAGTTCTACCGAGCTGAGATGTGGATGAGTTATTTCGACGAAGGTGCTACGCTGCCGGTACCTTTCAACATCATACCGAGTCCCAAGTCAGTGTTTTATCTCCTCAGGCACATCGTCtgctgttacagctgtagaagCGCCCCCACG AGGAAGACTTTCAGGCAGAGCATTTCGAAGAAAAGAGCAAAGATCAGACAATATCAG GCTGTCGTAATGCAACTCGTTAAGCGTCACTTTGCTAGCAAGAGTGCCGACCAGGACGATGACAATGTCCCTGTCACAGTTTCCGACTTTAAAGAGTTCCGGGAGGAGACTGTTAACTACAG AAACGAGGTATTTCGCCTAACCACACTTTTGACTGAGAAAATGGAGAGACTAGAACAAGCTATACTGCAGTCAGAATTATTAAACACTACAAAGACACTCCGACAGGCCTTGCTTGCTCCAGCCGACAATATAAATGCTACCAGACGTTCGTCACGGAATCTGAAAGAGAAGATGCTGGAACAAGTGCAGCGCCACCACTTGGTTGCCCAAAGCATGGTTATGGACCCCGGGAATCAGCACTACTGGAAAGATGGACGGCCCATTCCATACTTCAACCAGGAGTCCAAGCGCAAACACAGGGAGAGCCGAAGTAGGTCAAGGGAAAACCGGGAGTATGGCCCGCATGGAACAAGAAATGGAGTTCCAAATCCTTCGTATGACGATAGCGATATTGTGCCAAATGGAGAATACGTGACAAAGTCTGATATTTCCATGATGACCACCCAGGGCCTATGA